In Solanum pennellii chromosome 3, SPENNV200, a single window of DNA contains:
- the LOC107014182 gene encoding malate dehydrogenase, chloroplastic-like — protein MAATSATTLSVGSTTSLGCKGSSISQSKAFGVKFNSKNNIRSFSGLKAATTVSCESESSFLGEESLAALKQSITPKAQKGNRGYVSCVQPQASYKVAILGASGGIGQPLALLVKMSPLVSELNLYDIANVKGVAADLSHCNTPSQVSDFTGASELANCLKGVNVVVIPAGVPRKPGMTRDDLFNINANIVKTLVEAVADNCPDAFIHIISNPVNSTVPIAAEVLKRKGVYDPKKLFGVTTLDVVRANTFVAQKKNLRLIDVDVPVVGGHAGITILPLLSKTKPSTTFTDEEVQELTVRIQNAGTEVVEAKAGAGSATLSMAYAAARFVESSLRALDGDSDVYECAFVQSDVSELPFFASRIKIGKNGVEALISSELQGLSEYEQKALDALKPELKSSIEKGTGFVQKEPVAA, from the coding sequence ATGGCAGCTACATCAGCAACTACGCTATCAGTTGGCTCAACCACATCTCTTGGTTGCAAAGGGAGCTCAATATCACAATCAAAAGCCTTTGGTGTGAAATTCAACTCCAAAAACAACATTAGGAGTTTCAGTGGTTTGAAGGCTGCGACAACTGTAAGCTGTGAATCAGAATCGTCCTTTCTTGGTGAAGAAAGTCTTGCTGCCCTTAAACAATCTATTACTCCAAAGGCCCAAAAAGGAAACAGGGGATATGTTAGTTGTGTTCAGCCTCAAGCATCTTACAAAGTGGCTATTCTTGGAGCAAGTGGTGGTATTGGCCAACCTTTGGCTCTTTTGGTCAAGATGTCACCACTAGTTTCAGAGCTGAACCTTTATGATATAGCTAATGTCAAAGGAGTTGCAGCTGATCTCAGTCACTGCAACACTCCCTCCCAAGTTTCAGATTTCACTGGAGCATCTGAATTGGCCAACTGCTTGAAAGGTGTAAATGTGGTGGTCATACCTGCTGGTGTTCCAAGAAAGCCAGGTATGACACGTGATGACCTGTTCAACATTAACGCAAACATTGTGAAGACATTGGTCGAGGCTGTTGCTGATAACTGCCCTGATGCATTTATCCACATCATTAGCAATCCAGTCAACTCCACAGTGCCAATTGCAGCAGAGGTATTGAAGCGAAAGGGTGTTTATGATCCGAAAAAACTTTTTGGAGTTACCACCCTAGATGTAGTTAGGGCAAACACATTTGTTGCTCAGAAGAAAAACTTGAGGCTTATAGACGTAGATGTGCCAGTTGTAGGTGGCCATGCTGGTATTACCATTTTGCCTTTGTTATCAAAGACAAAACCATCAACTACTTTCACTGACGAAGAAGTACAGGAGCTAACTGTGAGGATTCAAAATGCTGGCACTGAAGTTGTGGAGGCAAAGGCTGGTGCAGGGTCTGCTACACTTTCCATGGCTTATGCTGCTGCAAGATTTGTTGAGTCCTCTCTCCGTGCACTTGATGGAGATAGTGATGTCTATGAGTGTGCTTTTGTGCAGTCTGACGTATCAGAGCTTCCATTCTTTGCTTCAAGGATTAAAATAGGAAAGAATGGGGTTGAGGCTTTGATTTCATCTGAGCTTCAAGGATTGTCTGAGTATGAACAGAAAGCTCTGGATGCTTTAAAGCCAGAATTGAAGTCTAGCATTGAGAAGGGTACAGGTTTTGTTCAGAAAGAACCTGTAGCTGCTTAG
- the LOC107014181 gene encoding pentatricopeptide repeat-containing protein At3g47530: MRAISPQCSSVSAFRWLSSQAAVRVDNHRQCLTGFTNHTSHLHTEKTEPLISLIKSTSSKPHLLQIHAHLIRNSLFQDPIYFSPFLFGIALPPFHDLGYASQVFSKFRKPDVFQYNIMIRAYGMSDSPGNGFMLYQEMLRSGVSPNSLTSSFVTNCCIKIGSLFGGLQIHARILRDGHQSDGRLLTTLMDFYSSNEKYTEACKVFDEMSHRDTIAWNVLISVYMRNRRTRDALGLFDMMQSSYDCQSDDVTCLMLLQACANLNALAFGERVHRYCEEHGFDKAMNICNALITMYSRCGCLEKAFEVFKGMTEKDVVSWTAMISGLASNGYGRDAIEAFREMQRVGVSPDDQTFTGVLSACSHSGLLDEGRMFFNSMSKEFGISPNIHHYGCVVDLMGRAGMVDEAYNLINSMKVKPDATIWRTLLGACRIHHQAELGEQVIERLIELKAQEAGDYVLLLNIYSSLGDWGKVVNVRKMMKDRGIQTNPACSTIEFRGKIHEFVANDFSHPRKTEIYETLDEINQQLRIAGYVAETVAELHNVGTEEKQIALSYHSEKLAIAFAVLSTPPGTSIRVAKDLRICVDCHNFAKILSAVYSREVVIRDRNRFHHFREGRCSCNDYW; this comes from the coding sequence ATGAGAGCAATCTCTCCTCAATGTTCTTCTGTGTCTGCCTTCCGTTGGCTGTCTTCTCAAGCGGCGGTGCGTGTAGACAACCACCGCCAATGCCTTACCGGATTCACAAATCATACCAGTCACTTGCATACCGAGAAAACCGAACCTTTGATTTCGCTTATCAAGTCAACTTCTAGTAAGCCCCATTTGCTACAAATCCACGCCCATCTCATCCGCAACTCTCTCTTTCAAGATCCAATTTATTTCTCACCTTTCTTATTTGGTATTGCTCTTCCTCCATTCCATGATTTGGGTTATGCTTCTCaggtattttcaaaatttagaaaaccCGATGTTTTCCAGTACAACATCATGATTAGAGCTTACGGAATGAGTGATTCACCGGGAAATGGTTTTATGTTGTATCAAGAAATGCTAAGGTCGGGTGTGTCACCGAATTCTCTAACATCTTCATTCGTTACAAATTGTTGTATAAAGATTGGGTCTTTATTTGGTGGGCTACAGATTCATGCTCGAATTTTGAGAGATGGGCATCAATCTGATGGACGGCTGCTGACCACATTGATGGATTTTTATTCATCTAATGAGAAGTATACCGAAGCTTGCAAAGTGTTCGATGAAATGTCTCATAGAGATACAATAGCTTGGAATGTGTTGATTTCTGTATATATGCGTAACCGACGAACTCGGGATGCTTTGGGTTTATTTGATATGATGCAGAGCTCGTATGATTGCCAGTCTGACGATGTTACTTGTTTGATGTTACTTCAGGCTTGTGCGAATTTGAATGCGTTGGCATTTGGTGAGAGAGTTCATAGATATTGTGAAGAACATGGTTTTGACAAAGCAATGAATATCTGTAATGCACTTATAACTATGTACTCTCGGTGTGGTTGCCTCGAAAAGGCTTTTGAGGTGTTTAAGGGAATGACCGAAAAAGATGTGGTGTCTTGGACTGCCATGATATCGGGGTTGGCTAGCAACGGTTATGGCAGAGATGCAATTGAGGCATTTCGGGAGATGCAAAGAGTAGGTGTTTCCCCTGATGATCAGACTTTCACTGGGGTTCTTTCTGCTTGTAGTCACTCCGGACTACTTGATGAGGGTAGGATGTTTTTCAATAGTATGAGCAAAGAGTTCGGGATTTCACCAAACATTCATCATTATGGGTGTGTGGTTGATCTAATGGGTCGTGCTGGTATGGTTGATGAAGCTTACAACCTTATAAATTCGATGAAGGTCAAACCAGATGCAACAATATGGAGGACTCTACTAGGAGCTTGTAGGATTCATCACCAAGCTGAGCTAGGAGAACAAGTCATTGAGCGTTTGATTGAACTTAAAGCACAAGAAGCCGGAGATTATGTACTACTGTTGAATATTTATTCATCGCTTGGTGATTGGGGTAAGGTAGTAAACGTGAGAAAAATGATGAAAGACAGGGGAATCCAAACCAACCCTGCTTGTAGTACTATTGAGTTCAGAGGAaaaatacatgaatttgttgcaaatgacttttcgcACCCAAGAAAGACAGAAATTTACGAGACGTTGGACGAGATCAATCAGCAACTTAGGATAGCAGGATACGTTGCTGAGACAGTGGCAGAGTTGCACAATGTAGGTACAGAAGAGAAGCAGATTGCATTATCTTATCACAGTGAGAAATTGGCTATAGCTTTTGCGGTTCTATCAACTCCACCTGGCACGTCAATTAGAGTTGCAAAAGACCTCCGGATTTGTGTTGACTGCCATAACTTTGCCAAGATACTGTCAGCAGTCTATAGTCGAGAAGTTGTTATTAGAGATCGGAACCGCTTCCATCATTTCAGAGAAGGTCGATGCTCGTGCAATGACTATTGGTAA
- the LOC114076522 gene encoding protein RKD2-like — protein sequence MGAGELCYDEIGNEVRMLNEMSGELVGNRNQQVLFCDNINQQEIVANEEIIATEKEKDNIREEINSSRMLSRDAISKYFYMPITRAAKELNIGLTLLKKRCRDLGIRRWPHRKLMSLQTLIKNVKELEKVGGNGMEQKLKDVIKLLEKEKNKMEEIPDMELEEKTKRLRQACFKANYKRRRLLCMPELHASFGSYCSTTPSVDDNVAIGDQHEEDDEEIKSLLADCFSYNSPTLHD from the exons atgggtGCAGGAGAGTTATGCTATGATGAAATTGGAAATGAAGTAAGAATGTTGAATGAAATGAGTGGTGAATTAGTGGGAAATAGGAACCAACAAGTGTTGTTTTGTGATAACATTAATCAACAAGAAATAGTGGCTAATGAGGAAATTATTGCAACGGAAAAAGAGAAGGATAATATTAGAGAGGAGATTAATAGTTCAAGAATGTTATCACGAGATGCAATTTCAAAGTATTTTTATATGCCAATTACTCGAGCTGCAAAGGAGCTTAATATCGGGTTGACACTTTTGAAGAAAAGATGTAGGGATTTGGGAATTAGAAGATGGCCTCATAGGAAGTTGATGAGTCTTCAAACACTAATCAAGAATGTTAAG GAATTGGAGAAGGTGGGAGGAAATGGTATGGAACAAAAGTTGAAGGATGTGATAAAGCTattagagaaagagaagaataAGATGGAAGAAATACCAGACATGGAACTTGAGGAGAAGACGAAGAGATTAAGGCAAGCTTGCTTTAAGGCTAACTACAAGAGGAGAAGACTCTTGTGTATGCCAGAATTACATGCTTCTTTTGGTAGTTATTGCTCTACTACTCCTTCTGTTGATGATAATGTTGCTATTGGTGATCAacatgaagaagatgatgaagagattaAGTCTCTTCTTGCTGACTGTTTCTCTTACAATAGTCCAACGTTGCATGACTAG
- the LOC107012532 gene encoding protein EMBRYO DEFECTIVE 514: MAETEPVTNEALGMAEKEETSAQKMDVEVPAASDANGGSKRPREEGDVPEDEENGEDTKKPRVDQSVEEEKKDVSVPVSVGSKSFVSSVEMFNYFCELLHSWSVNLNLNKYEHMILLDLLTKGHSEPERKIGSGVRAFQIRFHPQYKSRCFFVVREDDTVDDFSFRKCVDQIQPLPANMQTKHHANGGGRGGGYGRGRGRGGRSRY; this comes from the exons ATGGCGGAAACTGAACCTGTAACCAACGAAGCCCTAGGAATGGCCGAGAAGGAAGAAACTTCTGCTCAGAAAATGGACGTTGAAGTTCCAGCCGCCAGTGATGCTAACGGCGGCTCGAAGCGTCCAAGGGAGGAGGGAGACGTACCGGAGGATGAAGAGAATGGAGAGGATACGAAGAAACCGAGAGTTGACCAGTCTGTGgaagaggaaaagaaagatGTGTCTGTCCCGGTTAGCGTTGGGTCTAAGAGTTTCGTTTCCTCCGTGGAGATGTTTAACTACTTTTGCGAACTCCTTCATTCCTGGTCTGTCAATCTCAATCTCAACAAG TATGAGCATATGATATTGCTTGACTTACTTACGAAGGGTCATTCAGAACCAGAAAGGAAGATTGGTTCAGGAGTTCGTGCTTTCCAAATCCGATTTCATCCACAATACAAGAGTCGATGCTTCTTTGTTGTTAGGGAGGACGATACTGTGGATGATTTTAGCTTTAGGAAGTGTGTTGATCAAATTCAACCCCTTCCGGCAAACATGCAAACAAAACATCATGCTAATGGTGGAGGAAGAGGAGGTGGATATGGACGTGGCCGTGGAAGAGGAGGGAGGTCAAGATACTGA
- the LOC107012365 gene encoding uncharacterized protein LOC107012365, giving the protein MGEHLALCVDRLITPESLHSMQGSEDEGSSGGDSCSHIVGQSAYGTANKEDEEPEAGGEDEPLLQTVECRICQEEDSPKNLEIPCSCNGSLKYAHRKCVQRWCNEKGDIICEICHQPYQPGYTAPPPPSLSEDIAIDMSGGWTVAGTQLDLHDPRLLAMAAAERYLLEADYDEYADSSASGAAFCRSAALILMALLLLRHAVTIGNGDGDDDDVSAFFSLFLLRAAGFLLPCYIMAWAISIMQRRRQRQEAAALAAAEVAFMLQAGQHRGLHVTIAPGPAQAAEPSAAPANPTTHVAIPTGQVTAPPPELV; this is encoded by the exons ATGGGAGAACACTTGGCTCTGTGTGTTGATCGTCTTATCACACCTGAATCTTTGCACTCTATGCAAGGGTCAGAGGATGAAGGATCCTCCGGGGGGGATTCTTGCTCTCACATAGTAGGTCAATCTGCCTATGGCACTGCTAATAAGGAGGATGAAGAACCAGAAGCTGGAGGTGAAGATGAGCCATTACTTCAAACTGTGGAATGCCGAATTTGCCAGGAAGAAGATAGCCCGAAGAATTTGGAGATTCCATGTAGCTGCAATGGCAGCTTAAAG TATGCTCATAGGAAATGCGTTCAGCGGTGGTGCAACGAGAAGGGTGATATAATATGCGAGATTTGCCATCAG CCTTATCAACCTGGATATACTGCCCCTCCACCGCCTTCTCTCTCCGAAGATATTGCCATTGACATGAG TGGGGGCTGGACGGTAGCTGGTACTCAGCTCGACTTACATGATCCTCGGCTTCTTGCAATGGCGGCTGCAGAACGCTATCTCTTGGAGGCTGACTATGATGAATATGCTGATTCAAGTGCTAGTGGAGCTGCATTTTGCCGTTCTGCTGCTTTAATT TTAATGGCCCTTTTATTATTGAGGCATGCTGTGACCATCGGAAATGGTGATGGGGATGATGATGACGTTTCTGCTTTTTTCTCG CTTTTCTTACTCCGTGCTGCTGGTTTTCTTCTACCTTGCTACATCATGGCTTGGGCTATAAGTATCATGCAGCGTCGAAGGCAAAGACAG GAGGCAGCAGCACTAGCGGCAGCAGAAGTTGCTTTCATGCTGCAAGCAGGGCAACATAGGGGCTTGCATGTAACAATAGCACCAGGACCTGCACAGGCAGCAGAACcttcagcagcaccagcaaACCCAACTACCCATGTTGCAATACCAACTGGCCAGGTCACAGCTCCTCCTCCGGAGCTAGTATAA
- the LOC107012252 gene encoding probable arabinosyltransferase ARAD1 codes for MCSIPDKSMLPSRFLFCLIVISVFLLIVSSLSLFQFADNSFMPKSVFSLVLVNDTSVYLTSSSGESKDAFLPAETSHEHILKTQDLASETSSFSNDSGGLGIGRSCGPEQALLRVYMYDLPPAFHFGLLGWKGSKDETWPSVSNLSHLPSYPGGLNLQHSIEYWLTLDLLSSNTPTINRPCTAVRVPNLSEADVLFVPFFSSLSYNRHSKVQGKKKISLNRLLQDKLVEFLKGRDEWKQRGGKDHLIMAHHPNSMLDAREKLGSAMFVLADFGRYGAEIANIEKDVIAPYKHMVQTIGADSSPSFRQRDTLVYFQGAIFRKDGGEIRLELYYLLKDEKDVHFTFGSIQAHGVRDAGKGMSSSKFCLNIAGDTPSSNRLFDAIARHCVPVIISDDIELPFEDVLDYSEFCVFVHSSDAVKKGYLLNLLRGMKEDQWTKMWERLKVVSKHFEYQYPSQTNDAVDMIWQAVSRKVSHIQLKDNRNNRYHRSQLFLKDQIL; via the exons ATGTGTTCGATACCTGATAAAAGCATGCTACCTTCAAGATTTCTGTTCTGTCTGATAGTCATTTCTGTTTTCCTTTTGATAGTTTCTTCACTATCCCTTTTTCAATTTGCTGACAATTCTTTTATGCCCAAATCAGTTTTTAGTTTAGTTCTTGTTAATGATACTTCAGTTTACTTGACCTCGAGTAGTGGGGAATCTAAAGATGCTTTCTTGCCTGCTGAAACTTCACATGAACATATACTGAAAACCCAAGATTTGGCTTCTGAAACTTCCAGTTTCAGCAACGATTCCGGTGGATTAGGAATTGGGAGATCTTGTGGTCCAGAACAAGCTCTTCTTAGAGTGTATATGTATGACTTACCTCCTGCATTTCACTTTGGGCTATTAGGTTGGAAAGGAAGTAAGGATGAAACATGGCCTAGTGTTAGTAACCTGAGCCATTTACCCTCATACCCTGGGGGCTTAAATTTGCAGCACAGCATTGAATATTGGCTTACTCTTGACCTTCTATCCTCAAACACCCCAACTATTAATAGACCTTGCACTGCTGTCAGAGTACCAAATTTGAGTGAAGCAGATGTACTCTTTGTGCCCTTCTTTTCGTCGTTGAGTTACAACAGGCATTCTAAGGTTCAAGGGAAGAAGAAAATCAGTCTCAATAGATTGCTGCAGGATAAACTGGTGGAATTTTTAAAAGGTAGAGACGAGTGGAAGCAAAGGGGTGGAAAGGATCACCTGATCATGGCTCACCACCCTAATAGTATGTTGGATGCAAGAGAGAAGCTTGGTTCTGCTATGTTTGTACTTGCAGATTTTGGAAGGTATGGAGCCGAAATAGCAAACATTGAAAAGGATGTGATTGCTCCTTACAAACATATGGTCCAGACAATAGGTGCTGACAGCTCGCCCTCATTCAGACAACGCGATACATTAGTTTACTTCCAAGGGGCAATCTTTAGAAAAGAT GGTGGAGAGATTCGTCTGGAATTATACTACCTTCTCAAAGATGAAAAAGATGTACACTTCACATTTGGAAGTATCCAAGCGCATGGTGTTAGGGATGCTGGAAAAGGGATGTCCTCGTCCAAATTCTGCCTGAATATTGCTGGAGACACTCCATCTTCAAATCGCCTCTTTGATGCCATTGCTAGGCACTGTGTTCCGGTTATAATTAGCGATGACATCGAGCTTCCATTCGAAGATGTTCTTGATTACTCGGAGTTTTGTGTGTTTGTCCATTCATCTGATGCTGTAAAGAAGGGGTACCTTCTGAACTTACTTAGAGGAATGAAGGAAGATCAGTGGACCAAAATGTGGGAAAGGTTAAAGGTGGTCAGCAAACATTTTGAATATCAATATCCATCCCAAACTAATGATGCAGTGGATATGATTTGGCAGGCAGTTTCAAGGAAGGTGTCACATATACAGCTGAAGGATAACCGCAACAACAGATACCACAGGTCACAGCTTTTCCTCAAAGACCAGATTTTGTGA